From a region of the Spirochaetota bacterium genome:
- a CDS encoding aspartate ammonia-lyase — MRKEHDLLGEREVPEDVYWGIHTLRAQENFPVSGYRHHPDFIRALAEVKKACAEANIEMGYLDKEIGLAIISACNDIIDGKLLRQFVVDVFQGGAGTSNNMNANEVIANRAIEIMGGKLGNYNIVHPNNHVNLHQSTNDVYPTAIRIALIRSYRRLSIAVALLQDAFEAKAHEFSDILKMGRTQHQDAVPLTLGDEFSAYAEVIKRDKARIIECEQIFKRVNLGGTAIGTGISAPKGFGCLAIEKLKQNTGLWLLQACNLIDATQNIDSFASVSGVLKIHALNISKISSDLMLLHSGPRAGLAEIRLPEMQAGSSLMPGKINPVIGEMIEQVAMRVISNDYVVCEVIRRGRLELNAFQPLLSHCLFETITILENGDRIFAHKCVSGVEANRKACQEHLNKGWRENGLPALVPYLGYEKCTEIAMKAKERGMSPRQFILSEGIFTEEELDSILFAKDYGISNICK, encoded by the coding sequence ATGAGAAAAGAGCATGATCTGTTAGGAGAACGAGAGGTGCCGGAGGATGTCTATTGGGGTATACATACTTTACGAGCTCAAGAGAACTTTCCTGTATCAGGATATAGACATCACCCTGATTTTATTCGGGCCTTGGCAGAGGTAAAAAAAGCCTGTGCTGAGGCTAACATTGAGATGGGGTACTTAGACAAAGAAATTGGTTTAGCTATTATATCAGCTTGTAATGATATAATAGATGGAAAATTACTCAGGCAATTCGTTGTGGATGTATTTCAGGGGGGAGCTGGAACATCCAATAATATGAATGCAAATGAGGTTATAGCCAATAGAGCCATTGAGATAATGGGCGGTAAACTTGGTAATTATAACATCGTGCATCCGAATAATCATGTTAATCTCCACCAATCTACGAATGATGTCTACCCGACAGCCATAAGGATAGCGCTGATAAGATCATATCGTAGATTGTCAATAGCAGTAGCATTGCTTCAAGATGCATTCGAAGCAAAAGCGCATGAGTTTTCTGATATCCTAAAGATGGGCAGAACCCAGCATCAGGATGCTGTACCTCTTACCTTAGGGGATGAATTCAGCGCTTATGCTGAGGTGATTAAACGTGATAAGGCTCGTATAATTGAATGTGAACAGATATTTAAGCGGGTTAATCTCGGAGGCACTGCCATAGGCACTGGGATCTCAGCCCCAAAAGGATTTGGTTGCTTGGCAATTGAAAAGCTAAAACAGAATACTGGTCTTTGGCTTCTTCAAGCATGCAATCTCATTGATGCCACGCAAAATATTGATAGTTTTGCCAGTGTTTCCGGTGTACTAAAAATACATGCGCTGAATATTTCTAAAATTTCCAGTGATCTCATGCTCTTGCATTCAGGCCCAAGAGCAGGATTAGCAGAGATTAGGCTTCCTGAAATGCAGGCAGGCTCATCCTTGATGCCTGGGAAGATTAATCCGGTAATCGGAGAAATGATTGAACAGGTAGCTATGCGTGTAATATCCAATGATTATGTGGTTTGCGAAGTAATACGACGCGGTAGGTTGGAGTTAAATGCTTTTCAACCATTGCTTTCGCATTGTCTATTTGAGACAATCACCATACTTGAAAACGGGGACAGAATCTTTGCTCACAAATGTGTTTCAGGGGTTGAGGCGAATAGAAAAGCCTGTCAAGAGCATTTAAACAAAGGTTGGAGGGAGAACGGTCTTCCCGCTTTAGTCCCCTATCTCGGATATGAAAAGTGTACTGAAATCGCTATGAAAGCCAAGGAGAGGGGAATGAGTCCGCGACAATTCATATTATCTGAAGGCATTTTCACTGAAGAAGAGTTAGACTCTATTCTCTTTGCAAAGGACTATGGGATAAGCAATATATGCAAATAG
- a CDS encoding methylmalonyl-CoA mutase family protein: MKHEEGKLNEVLSQWEEKVEKASEKRPERKKEFATISGISTKRLYTPLDGEDSSYMDNIGFPGEYPYTRGVQPTMYRGRLWTMRQYAGFATAEESNKRYRYLLDQGQTGLSVAFDLPTQIGYDSDHSLAEGEVGKVGVAIDSLEDMETLFNEIPLDKVSTSMTINAPAAVLLAMYIVVAEKQGVSPDKLRGTIQNDILKEYSSRGTYIFPPKPSMKIITDIFEYCSKNVEQWNTISISGYHIREAGSTAIQEVAFTLANGIAYVDAAIKVGLDVDAFGPRLSFFFNSHLDFLEEVAKFRAARRLWAKIMKERFNAKNPKTLQMRFHTQTAGCTLTAQQPRNNIVRVAFQAMASVLGGTQSLHTNSMDEALALPTEDAVQTALRTQQIIGYESGVTDTVDPLAGSYYIESLTDKIESEAMNYIKKIDELGGAPSAIEKGYIQKEIQDTAYRYQKGVESKENIIVGVNKFQTEEEEPSNLLKVDPAVRERQIEKIKAMKDKRDKAAVEKELNALRAAAESDANLMPLIINCVREKATLGEICDVLRKVFGEYKVSFVI, encoded by the coding sequence ATGAAACATGAAGAAGGAAAATTAAATGAGGTTCTATCGCAGTGGGAAGAAAAGGTTGAGAAGGCCTCTGAGAAGAGACCTGAGAGAAAAAAGGAGTTTGCTACGATATCAGGTATATCTACAAAGAGGCTTTATACTCCTTTAGATGGTGAAGATTCGAGCTATATGGATAATATTGGTTTCCCAGGCGAATATCCTTATACTAGGGGTGTCCAACCTACTATGTATAGGGGGCGATTGTGGACAATGCGACAGTATGCTGGATTTGCCACTGCTGAGGAGTCAAATAAGAGATATCGATATCTACTGGATCAGGGACAGACCGGCCTTAGCGTTGCCTTTGATCTCCCAACCCAGATAGGGTATGATTCTGACCATTCTTTGGCAGAGGGTGAAGTAGGAAAGGTGGGAGTAGCAATTGATTCGCTTGAGGATATGGAGACCCTCTTTAATGAAATACCCCTTGATAAAGTAAGCACATCAATGACAATAAATGCGCCGGCTGCTGTTTTGCTTGCGATGTATATAGTGGTTGCAGAGAAACAGGGTGTTTCTCCTGATAAGCTTAGAGGAACCATTCAGAATGATATTCTGAAGGAGTATTCTTCAAGAGGCACCTACATTTTCCCTCCCAAACCTTCGATGAAGATAATAACGGATATATTTGAATACTGCTCAAAAAATGTTGAACAATGGAATACAATCAGCATTAGCGGTTATCATATTCGTGAGGCTGGATCAACAGCTATCCAGGAGGTTGCATTTACCCTTGCGAATGGGATCGCTTATGTTGATGCGGCGATCAAGGTCGGTTTAGATGTTGATGCATTTGGTCCGAGGCTATCCTTCTTTTTTAATTCACATCTTGATTTTTTAGAAGAGGTTGCAAAGTTTCGCGCTGCAAGAAGGCTCTGGGCAAAAATTATGAAGGAGCGCTTTAACGCAAAGAATCCTAAGACGCTCCAGATGCGATTTCATACACAAACTGCTGGTTGTACGCTCACTGCACAGCAACCCAGGAACAATATTGTAAGGGTCGCCTTTCAGGCAATGGCATCGGTTCTTGGGGGCACACAGTCGCTTCATACAAATTCAATGGATGAAGCTCTGGCGCTTCCGACAGAGGATGCGGTGCAGACCGCATTAAGGACACAACAGATAATAGGTTATGAAAGCGGGGTGACTGATACAGTAGATCCATTGGCTGGTTCATATTATATCGAATCGTTAACTGACAAAATAGAATCTGAGGCCATGAATTATATTAAAAAGATAGATGAACTTGGTGGTGCGCCAAGCGCGATTGAAAAGGGATATATACAGAAGGAGATACAGGATACTGCCTATCGATATCAGAAGGGGGTTGAGTCAAAAGAGAATATTATTGTTGGAGTCAATAAATTCCAGACTGAAGAGGAAGAACCTTCAAATCTCTTAAAGGTTGATCCAGCGGTTAGAGAGAGACAGATTGAGAAGATTAAGGCCATGAAGGATAAGCGAGATAAGGCAGCAGTGGAGAAGGAGTTAAATGCATTAAGGGCAGCCGCGGAGAGTGACGCAAATCTTATGCCTCTAATAATTAATTGCGTTAGAGAAAAGGCGACTCTAGGCGAGATTTGTGATGTTCTGAGGAAGGTCTTCGGAGAGTATAAAGTATCCTTTGTTATTTAA
- a CDS encoding bifunctional (p)ppGpp synthetase/guanosine-3',5'-bis(diphosphate) 3'-pyrophosphohydrolase yields MPEIEFKIRSRDIDTLVDIVTQYCTQIEIEQLSKAYEYAENAHKCQFRLSGEPFIIHPLEVAIILANLNLDITTIKAALLHDVVEDTETSLEFIKEKFGEDTSLLVDGVTKISSIKKRTRYDEQALNLRKMLLSTIKDVRVIIIKLADKLHNMRTIMFQPEVKQKQIAKEVLDIYAPMAGRLGISKIRSELEDIAFRVLYAEEYNKISREVVQKKQEIVIYIKNIENTLQDKLNENNIKAVITGRAKHYYSIFRKMQLQKRPLDDIFDIRAIRIITDEIKDCYAILGIIHTIWPPIGSRFKDYIAVPKSNMYRSIHTTVIGPEGHALEIQIRTWEMHSTAEMGIAAHWLYKEDSNVSENEFINLALLKNINKWPAELNDTREFMKELKMDLYDDEIFVFTPKGKIINLAKGSTAIDFAYAIHTEIGNHCIGAKVNNTIVPLRSEIKSGDIIEILTSKKGHPSQTWLKYVKSSNARYKIRSWLRNQENNQKVTEPDEPSNKDEKIAEVTIPKDELLRIKDFPKRKILGISVDGTSNIQIKLSQCCQPIPGDEVIGFITRGRGITAHKKDCSSLKRLSIEKERLINIIWESSENIYPVKIAVFAIDRPNLLKDIVSEISLHNTNMLKVEAQVKEKDNAIFKFVLQVRNVDHLKEIISRIKKIKSVSKVHKINEKVLIK; encoded by the coding sequence ATGCCAGAAATTGAATTCAAGATTAGAAGCAGGGATATAGACACATTAGTAGACATCGTTACCCAGTATTGCACCCAAATAGAGATTGAGCAGCTATCTAAGGCATATGAATATGCCGAAAATGCCCATAAATGCCAATTTAGACTTTCAGGCGAACCCTTTATCATCCATCCCTTAGAAGTGGCAATTATCCTTGCCAATCTCAATCTTGACATTACCACAATAAAGGCAGCCCTCCTACATGATGTTGTTGAGGATACTGAAACATCACTTGAATTCATAAAAGAAAAATTTGGTGAGGATACATCATTATTAGTTGATGGAGTCACCAAAATCTCATCTATAAAAAAACGCACACGCTATGACGAACAAGCCTTAAATCTCAGAAAGATGCTCCTTTCAACAATAAAGGATGTAAGGGTAATAATAATTAAACTGGCTGACAAATTACATAATATGAGAACAATTATGTTTCAGCCAGAAGTTAAACAGAAACAGATAGCAAAGGAGGTTTTGGACATTTATGCTCCCATGGCAGGAAGATTGGGTATTTCAAAAATAAGATCAGAACTCGAAGACATCGCCTTTCGTGTTTTGTATGCAGAGGAATATAACAAAATATCAAGAGAGGTTGTTCAGAAAAAGCAGGAGATAGTGATATATATTAAAAATATTGAAAATACCCTACAGGATAAATTAAACGAGAATAATATTAAGGCTGTAATAACTGGAAGAGCAAAACATTACTATTCCATTTTCAGAAAAATGCAATTACAGAAGAGGCCCTTAGATGATATATTTGATATTAGGGCGATCAGAATAATAACTGATGAAATAAAAGACTGTTATGCTATCCTTGGAATCATTCATACAATCTGGCCACCAATAGGATCCAGGTTTAAGGACTACATAGCGGTTCCAAAATCTAATATGTACCGATCTATCCATACAACCGTTATTGGGCCTGAAGGTCATGCCTTAGAGATTCAGATACGGACATGGGAAATGCATTCAACCGCTGAGATGGGGATTGCCGCTCACTGGCTATATAAAGAAGACTCCAATGTGTCTGAAAACGAATTCATTAACTTGGCCCTCCTTAAAAATATAAACAAATGGCCTGCGGAACTGAACGATACAAGAGAGTTCATGAAGGAACTCAAGATGGACCTATATGATGATGAGATATTTGTATTTACCCCAAAGGGTAAGATAATAAACCTTGCTAAGGGATCTACTGCTATTGATTTTGCATACGCAATCCACACTGAAATCGGTAATCACTGTATTGGCGCAAAGGTCAACAACACTATCGTTCCACTAAGATCTGAGATTAAAAGTGGCGATATCATTGAAATCCTTACAAGCAAAAAGGGACATCCATCACAGACATGGCTAAAATATGTTAAGTCATCCAATGCCAGATATAAAATCAGAAGCTGGCTACGAAATCAGGAAAACAATCAAAAAGTCACTGAACCTGATGAACCAAGCAACAAGGATGAAAAAATAGCTGAAGTAACAATTCCAAAAGATGAACTCCTCAGGATAAAGGATTTTCCCAAACGTAAAATATTGGGGATTAGCGTAGATGGGACATCAAACATTCAGATTAAATTATCCCAATGCTGTCAACCTATCCCTGGTGATGAAGTAATCGGATTTATCACCAGGGGCAGAGGGATCACCGCACACAAGAAGGACTGTTCTTCACTCAAAAGGTTGTCAATAGAAAAAGAAAGGCTTATTAATATAATATGGGAATCATCAGAGAACATATATCCGGTCAAAATAGCTGTTTTTGCCATAGATCGTCCGAATCTGCTAAAAGATATTGTTAGCGAGATATCCCTTCATAATACAAATATGCTTAAAGTTGAAGCCCAGGTAAAGGAAAAGGATAATGCAATATTTAAATTTGTGCTTCAAGTGAGGAATGTTGATCATCTGAAAGAGATAATCTCACGCATAAAAAAGATTAAAAGTGTTTCCAAAGTTCATAAGATAAATGAAAAAGTTTTAATTAAATAA
- a CDS encoding acyl-CoA dehydratase activase encodes MISLGIDVGSISVKVAVIGSLSDWQGFREIDMKSPLLSLIRGVDFDRPILISEYRRIKGEPLGSTLNILRDIFGYLPEIDGIRITGVCAQLVGQALNAPVENDFKTAAIGVGTLYPDVRTIFEMGGDNSKYTLLGRDPNGKIGILDYEKNGECAAGTGSFIDQQAVRLKYDIEDVGDIVISAKKNPAIAGRCSVFAKSDMIHAQQKGYTPSEILKGLCDAVVRNFKGSITKGKKIVPKVAFIGGVAANKGVSSAMREIYEFTEEEIFIPEYHAWFSAIGASMIEIENSDRNNVYHIGDLDSLTNSQGSDLPFMNVLSKEKVVLLRDMIKPFSFVGKGLPVDAYMGIDVGSVSTNFAILDSAGNMILEIYERTRSRPIEVISEGLQSIEKTIGDKIIIRGVGTTGSGRELIGKLIGSDIIKDEITSHKTGATFVGQKLINNTPDTIFEIGGQDSKYISIEDDVVVDFTMNEACAAGTGSFLEEQAARMDVNIINEFSHLAFCSANPIRLGERCTVFMEKEINPFLQKGATKEDLCSGLAYSIATNYLNRVVRGRHIGDSVFFQGGTAYNDSVAAAFSTLLDKEIVVPPHNGVIGAIGAALLAKEKVEEFKIPTRFRGFNIGEVKYNLREFTCKGCSNYCDIQQFTVEGDVTYWGDKCSERYRKHVKSEKEPVIPDIISLRDDLLLRDYHPDKGNGTKIGFPRAMYFFDRIPFWLSLFNELGFSVVLSDPTNKRIISSGVDATVAEPCFPIKVAHGHVANLLEKGVDYILLPNIIDSETEFMEVNSHLCPWGQTMTFMIAHSPLMDGKMDMILRPRIHFRDGIENVKDEIYQMTRSLGVSRRRSNRAIDSAYSAMQTFKEEFQKVGRQALNKIDESGELGMVLVGRPYNINDSGVSLDVSKKLRDYYGVNVIPIDALPLDGIDISDVNENMYWNYGKKILQAAKFIKRYPNLHLIYLTNFKCGPDSYIKHFMLNASGKPFLSLQFDEHANDAGIMTRIEAYLDSKGFLRWWARKN; translated from the coding sequence ATGATTAGCCTTGGGATCGATGTCGGCTCTATTAGCGTAAAAGTAGCTGTAATAGGCAGTTTAAGTGATTGGCAGGGGTTTCGCGAAATTGATATGAAGAGCCCTTTACTCTCGCTAATTAGAGGAGTAGATTTTGATAGACCTATTCTAATATCCGAATACCGCAGGATTAAAGGGGAGCCATTAGGGTCAACCCTTAATATACTTCGAGATATATTCGGTTATCTGCCTGAGATAGATGGAATAAGGATTACCGGAGTTTGCGCACAGTTGGTAGGTCAGGCGCTAAATGCTCCAGTAGAGAATGATTTTAAAACAGCAGCAATAGGGGTTGGAACCCTTTATCCGGATGTTAGGACGATCTTTGAGATGGGTGGAGATAACTCCAAGTACACCCTTTTGGGACGTGATCCTAATGGGAAAATTGGGATTCTGGATTATGAAAAAAATGGTGAATGCGCGGCTGGAACTGGTTCGTTTATTGATCAGCAGGCGGTCAGATTAAAATATGATATTGAGGATGTTGGTGACATCGTGATATCTGCAAAAAAAAATCCGGCTATAGCTGGGAGGTGTTCAGTCTTTGCAAAGTCTGATATGATCCATGCTCAACAGAAGGGTTATACACCCTCAGAGATCCTTAAGGGATTGTGCGATGCAGTGGTCAGGAATTTTAAGGGAAGCATTACTAAAGGAAAGAAGATTGTGCCTAAAGTAGCATTTATTGGCGGTGTTGCTGCAAACAAGGGTGTTTCCTCTGCCATGAGAGAGATATATGAATTTACAGAGGAAGAGATATTCATACCTGAGTATCATGCATGGTTTAGCGCTATTGGCGCTAGCATGATTGAAATTGAAAACTCAGATAGGAATAATGTTTATCACATAGGTGACCTCGATTCACTTACAAACTCTCAAGGATCGGATTTGCCTTTCATGAATGTATTATCAAAAGAGAAGGTGGTTCTCCTGAGAGATATGATTAAGCCCTTCTCCTTTGTAGGGAAAGGGTTGCCAGTGGATGCCTATATGGGGATAGATGTAGGCTCAGTTAGCACGAATTTTGCCATTCTTGACAGTGCTGGAAATATGATATTGGAGATATATGAGAGAACAAGATCAAGGCCGATTGAGGTTATTAGTGAAGGATTGCAGAGCATTGAAAAAACAATTGGTGATAAAATAATTATCAGGGGTGTTGGAACTACCGGATCCGGAAGGGAACTTATTGGCAAACTCATAGGTTCGGATATCATCAAGGATGAGATTACCTCTCACAAAACCGGAGCAACCTTTGTGGGTCAAAAACTGATAAACAATACTCCTGACACCATATTCGAGATAGGTGGTCAGGATTCTAAATATATCAGCATCGAGGATGATGTTGTAGTGGATTTTACCATGAATGAGGCATGCGCTGCTGGTACAGGCTCCTTTCTTGAGGAGCAGGCTGCAAGGATGGATGTAAATATTATAAATGAATTTTCCCACTTAGCATTCTGCTCAGCAAACCCCATAAGGCTTGGCGAAAGGTGCACAGTTTTTATGGAGAAGGAGATAAATCCCTTTTTGCAGAAGGGAGCAACGAAAGAGGATCTGTGTTCTGGGCTTGCATACTCCATTGCTACTAATTATCTTAACAGGGTAGTGAGAGGAAGGCATATAGGCGACTCAGTTTTTTTTCAAGGAGGAACAGCGTATAACGATTCTGTCGCTGCGGCCTTTTCTACATTGCTGGATAAGGAGATTGTTGTACCTCCGCACAATGGTGTAATAGGCGCCATTGGAGCGGCTCTTTTGGCTAAGGAGAAGGTGGAAGAGTTTAAGATACCCACAAGGTTTAGAGGATTTAATATTGGGGAGGTTAAATATAATCTTAGAGAATTTACATGTAAGGGGTGTTCAAATTATTGTGATATACAACAATTTACTGTTGAGGGGGATGTGACCTATTGGGGGGATAAGTGTTCTGAAAGATACAGAAAACATGTAAAGAGTGAAAAGGAGCCCGTGATTCCTGATATAATTTCCCTTCGTGATGATTTGTTATTACGTGACTATCATCCTGATAAAGGCAATGGGACCAAAATAGGATTTCCAAGGGCAATGTATTTCTTCGACAGAATTCCATTCTGGCTTAGTCTGTTTAATGAGTTGGGTTTCAGTGTTGTGCTTTCTGATCCAACTAATAAAAGAATAATTTCTTCTGGTGTTGACGCCACGGTTGCTGAGCCTTGCTTTCCAATAAAAGTAGCTCATGGTCATGTGGCGAATCTTTTGGAGAAGGGTGTTGATTATATCCTGTTGCCGAATATAATAGATTCTGAGACAGAGTTCATGGAAGTTAATTCTCATCTCTGCCCATGGGGGCAAACAATGACATTCATGATTGCTCATTCTCCCCTCATGGATGGCAAGATGGATATGATACTTCGTCCACGAATACATTTTCGTGATGGAATTGAAAACGTTAAGGATGAGATATATCAGATGACTCGATCTTTAGGGGTATCGCGTCGTCGCTCCAATAGGGCGATTGACTCTGCTTATTCTGCTATGCAAACCTTTAAAGAGGAATTCCAAAAGGTGGGCAGGCAGGCCTTGAATAAGATCGATGAGTCAGGGGAACTCGGTATGGTCCTTGTCGGGCGACCCTATAATATTAATGATAGCGGAGTCAGCCTGGATGTTTCCAAAAAGTTAAGGGATTATTATGGCGTTAACGTTATTCCAATAGATGCCTTGCCCCTTGATGGGATAGATATAAGCGATGTAAATGAGAATATGTATTGGAATTATGGGAAGAAGATACTCCAGGCTGCAAAGTTTATCAAGAGATATCCCAATCTCCATCTGATTTATCTCACTAATTTTAAATGCGGCCCTGACTCTTATATTAAGCATTTTATGTTGAACGCCTCGGGCAAACCATTTCTCTCGCTCCAGTTTGATGAACATGCAAATGATGCTGGTATAATGACTCGTATTGAGGCTTATTTGGATAGCAAGGGATTTTTACGATGGTGGGCCAGAAAGAATTAA
- the mce gene encoding methylmalonyl-CoA epimerase, producing MKIKHIDHIGIAVNDIKASLSFYRDVLGLKLEDTEVVEEQKVKVAFLPLGEGEFELLESTEKDGPIAKYIEKKGEGIQHIALRVENIEEALAELKSKGIKLIDENPRKGAGGAQIAFLHPKATGGVLLELCER from the coding sequence ATGAAAATTAAACATATTGATCATATCGGAATTGCTGTTAATGACATTAAAGCATCATTATCCTTCTACAGGGATGTCCTTGGATTAAAGTTGGAGGATACTGAAGTGGTTGAAGAGCAGAAGGTTAAGGTCGCATTTCTTCCTCTTGGTGAGGGCGAGTTTGAATTGCTTGAATCGACAGAGAAGGATGGCCCGATAGCTAAGTATATTGAGAAAAAGGGTGAAGGCATTCAACATATCGCCCTTAGAGTTGAAAATATTGAAGAAGCGCTTGCTGAACTCAAGAGTAAAGGGATAAAACTCATTGATGAAAATCCACGAAAAGGAGCGGGTGGCGCTCAAATAGCCTTCCTTCATCCAAAGGCCACAGGTGGGGTTCTCCTAGAACTCTGTGAGCGTTAA
- a CDS encoding cobalamin B12-binding domain-containing protein: MVDKKKLRVIVAKPGLDGHDRGAKVISMALRDAGMEVIYTGLRQTPEQIVSAVLQENADVLCMSILSGAHDYLFPRVMDLLRKEDLKDVLVLGGGVIPKSDIPALKECGIKEIFGPGTDTKEIVKFIESNVN, encoded by the coding sequence ATGGTGGACAAAAAAAAATTAAGAGTTATTGTTGCTAAACCTGGATTAGATGGTCATGATAGAGGGGCTAAGGTAATATCAATGGCGCTCAGGGATGCTGGAATGGAAGTTATTTATACCGGCCTTAGGCAGACACCTGAACAGATCGTTAGCGCAGTCCTTCAGGAAAACGCAGATGTCTTGTGCATGAGTATACTCTCAGGAGCTCATGATTACCTCTTTCCGCGTGTAATGGACCTGCTCAGGAAGGAAGACCTAAAGGATGTACTTGTTCTTGGAGGTGGAGTGATACCTAAGAGTGATATCCCTGCCCTAAAAGAATGTGGGATAAAGGAAATTTTTGGTCCAGGCACAGACACAAAAGAGATTGTAAAGTTTATAGAGAGTAATGTGAATTAG